A part of Primulina eburnea isolate SZY01 chromosome 10, ASM2296580v1, whole genome shotgun sequence genomic DNA contains:
- the LOC140842620 gene encoding uncharacterized protein yields the protein MRRRIPGMNLHCFERKFFRSPPPLTPIQLPSPMETHLWYVKPCEVTSESLLSQYWDILSPCEKETVLGMRGDELRKSALLSRALVRTTIARYQMNSQVSPQSLKFQKNSYGKPEVDWGFSDDCQPPPVHFNISHTSSLVACGVTINSQIGIDVEEKHRSIKHSILSFAKRYFSEHEVQFLATLTDPEVQRQEFIKLWTLKEAYVKALGRGFSGAPFKTFTIRFNGVTGETLHRLKDLKSEASEIVVTSIDDPSNHTSHWQFLLLELAGSHYAAICTEKHSATKGKRDTPVKLTVWKTIPLSEDEQVSGTDNVKTIHGLE from the exons ATGCGCAGAAGGATTCCCGGAATGAATTTACATTGCTTCGAACGGAAATTCTTTCGCTCTCCTCCTCCTTTGACTCCAATTCAGCTCCCTTCTCCGAT GGAGACTCATTTATGGTATGTGAAACCTTGTGAAGTGACGAGTGAATCATTGTTAAGTCAGTATTGGGATATTCTATCTCCATGTGAGAAGGAGACCGTGTTAGGAATGAGAGGAGATGAGCTGAGGAAGAGTGCGCTGTTATCGCGTGCCTTGGTTCGGACTACTATAGCCAGAT ATCAGATGAATTCACAAGTTAGTCCCCAATCACTGAAATTCCAAAAAAACTCTTATGGAAAGCCTGAG GTAGATTGGGGTTTTAGCGATGACTGTCAGCCACCTCCGGTGCATTTCAATATATCACACACGTCGTCTTTGGTAGCTTGTGGAGTGACCATCAATTCTCAA ATTGGTATTGATGTGGAAGAAAAGCACCGGAGTATCAAGCATAGTATTTTGTCTTTTGCTAAGAGATATTTCTCGGAACATGAAGTTCAATTTTTAGCCACTCTTACTGACCCAGAAGTCCAGCGCCAGGAGTTTATCAAGCTGTGGACACTCAAG GAGGCATATGTCAAAGCATTAGGGAGGGGTTTTTCTGGCGCACCTTTCAAAACGTTCACCATTCGCTTTAATGGTGTAACTGGTGAAACCCTTCATAGACTGAAGGATTTAAAATCTGAG GCTTCTGAAATAGTCGTGACTTCTATCGATGACCCCTCCAACCATACAAGCCATTGGCAATTTTTGCTCTTGGAGTTGGCAGGTTCTCATTATGCTGCGATCTGCACTGAGAAGCACAGTGCGACTAAAG GAAAAAGAGACACTCCTGTAAAGTTGACAGTGTGGAAGACAATTCCATTATCAGAAGATGAACAGGTTTCTGGAACAGACAATGTTAAAACTATCCATGGCTTGGAATAG
- the LOC140842621 gene encoding heterogeneous nuclear ribonucleoprotein Q-like — protein sequence MPRTRATAGASRSTEHEKPVETEEQVELGADNDMEDTLEEEVEYEEVEEEVEEEEVEEEEEVEEEVEEEDDDDEGMENDEGDDDTEKEHADLLALPPHGSEVYIGGISQDTSENELKRFCESVGEVTEVRIMKGKDSNENKGYAFVTFRTKELASKAIKELNSTELKGKRLRCSSSQAKHKLFIGNVPRNWGEEDMKKVVKKVGPGTVSIELLKDPQNSSRNRGFAFIEYYNHACAEYSRQRMSNPDFKLDDNAPTVSWADPRSAEISSSQVKAVYVKNLPKNVTQDQLKELFEHHGKISKIVLPPAKPGQEKSRYGFVHFVERSSAMKALKNTEKYEIDGQVIECSLAKPQADQKNAGVSNSQKAAILPTYPPHVGYGLIGSPYGAVGAGYAGANFAQPLIYGRGAAPGMAMMPMLLPDGRIGYVLQQPGVQPLTPPPQQRGGGGRSSGAGGSLSGGRRGGDSGHGHGRGRGRSRYNPY from the exons ATGCCAAGGACAAGAGCCACTGCTGGAGCTTCTAGATCTACCGAACATGAGAAGCCGGTTGAGACCGAAGAGCAGGTTGAACTTGGTGCTGACAATGACATGGAGGATACATTGGAAGAAGAGGTTGAGTATGAAGAAGTAGAGGAGGAAGTGGAGGAGGAAGAAGTGgaggaagaggaagaagtgGAAGAGGAGGTTGAGGAAGAGGATGACGACGACGAAGGCATGGAAAATGATGAAGGGGACGATGACACGGAGAAAGAGCATGCTGACCTTCTCGCACTTCCTCCACATGGTTCAGAGGTGTATATTGGTGGAATTTCTCAAGATACTTCTGAAAATGAGCTGAAGCGCTTTTGTGAATCTGTCGGAGAAGTTACAgag GTGAGGATAATGAAGGGAAAGGACTCAAATGAAAACAAGGGATATGCTTTTGTAACTTTCAGGACCAAGGAATTAGCTTCCAAGGCTATCAAGGAGCTTAATAGTACTGAATTGAAG GGAAAAAGATTGAGATGTTCTTCATCTCAAGCAAAACATAAGCTGTTCATTGGTAATGTGCCCAGAAACTGGGGAGAGGAAGATATGAAGAAGGTTGTGAAAAAAGTAGGGCCTGGGACTGTCTCCATTGAGCTTTTAAAG GATCCACAAAATTCAAGTCGGAATCGTGGATTTGCATTCATTGAGTATTATAATCATGCTTGTGCTGAATATTCTAGACAGAGGATGTCAAATCCTGATTTTAAGCTTGATGACAATGCTCCAACTGTGAGCTGGGCCGATCCCAGAAGTGCAGAAATTTCGTCTTCCCAG GTCAAAGCAGTATATGTGAAGAACTTGCCCAAAAATGTTACACAAGATCAGCTCAAGGAGTTGTTTGAACATCAtggaaaaatttcaaaaatagttCTTCCTCCTGCAAAGCCAGGACAAGAGAAAAGTAGATATGGTTTTGTTCATTTCGTGGAAAGATCAAGTGCCATGAAAGCTCTGAAGAACACGGAGAAATATGAGATTGATG GTCAAGTTATAGAATGCTCACTGGCAAAGCCACAGGCGGATCAGAAAAATGCTGGGGTATCAAATTCACAGAAGGCAGCTATACTTCCAACCTACCCACCTCATGTTGGATATGGTTTGATTGGATCCCCCTATGGTGCTGTAGGTGCTGGATATGCTGGTGCAAACTTTGCTCAA CCCTTAATCTACGGAAGGGGAGCGGCCCCTGGCATGGCTATGATGCCTATGCTTTTACCTGATGGAAGGATTGGATATGTTCT GCAACAACCTGGAGTACAACCACTCACACCACCGCCACAGCAAAGAGGAGGCGGTGGCAGAAGCAGTGGTGCAGGTGGAAGTTTGAGCGGCGGTCGACGTGGTGGTGACAGCGGCCACGGGCACGGGCGCGGGCGCGGGCGCAGTCGGTACAATCCATATTAA